The Hevea brasiliensis isolate MT/VB/25A 57/8 chromosome 9, ASM3005281v1, whole genome shotgun sequence nucleotide sequence ATAAATATGTTGATGAAGTGCTTCTATTGCCAACTTATTTTGCTTCGGCTTTCTTTTTCACATTTTCCAGTTGGCAAGGAGCAAGAGAGCTGAGCAGAACATATGCCAAATATATGAATTAGATGGCTATGAAGCTTTGGGTTCCTATTTACAGATCCATCCTTGCTCTGATGATGCTCCAGAACTTTCTAAGTGTTCAATTCAGTGGTATCGTGTGTCATCTGTAGGTGGCAAGAAGGAACTTATATCAggtatccacaatccatatacaGTTACTTTTCTCTACGTGATTCAGTAAGTCAAATTCAGAGCAAGGGCACAATAGAAGTTTTGTGTTTGATTCTGCTGTTATAAAATACTGATCTCACGGGTGATTGATGTTTTTAATTTTCTAGCTGTTTTTGACCTTTTGAGTTTGGACTTGTTTTGGTCGTGTTCCTCTTTCTTTCTAATAATTTTTGTTGTTTCATCGTCCAAATAGTTGCATGGAAACAAGGGCATGCATATATACATGTATTAAATTGGTGCAAACATGAAGaaggaaggaaaaaaaataattagagtCAAGAGATATGGGATTTACTATATACTCTTTCTGGTCTATCAAGCAGGCACTAGTTTGCCAAGCTGTCTCAGTTACCAACATTCAAATGCTGTTGGAAGCCTTTAGGCCCCTATAATTTGAGTATCCTTTTAAGCTCTCAGCCTCTCACATGGGTAATGTTCTCTTCCCTTAGGCCTTAAGTACTGAagtaccttttttttttcctgataTCCACTATCAagactcctctctctctctctctctctctctctctctctctctctctctctctctctctctctctatatatatatatatctcgtcCATCtatctttttcacttcttttcaTTTATGATTCACTTTTGTTTTTCCCCTTTTACATATTGCAAGTGAAACAAGTAGATAAGCTTCAGCATCACTGTTAGTGAAACTTTAATTGGATAATGATTTACaataaaacatttttttttatataattattggtGGTAATAAGGGAATTTTGATAATGTAAGTGAGCTTGATCTGAAATTCCACACATTTAGTATCTGGAAGTTTGGCTGCATCTAGTTCGAAACTAATTTTGCTTGACAAACCAAATTTAGTTTAACAtaacattattgttttaagttgaaaCAAGGCTACGATGACATATGTGGGATGAATTTTGTGAAAATGTTTGTAATATTTCCAAGAAGTTGTACAATAAATTAAATTGCCGTCAGTTAAGCCACTTAGGTTTGGAAGTTAAGGAAGATATTTCTCTCTCTATCTCACTTGGGGGGAATGGGGTTGGAGGTGGAGAGACCACAAGGAAATATTCGTGAAATGGGAAGAGCATACTTTTATTGTGTATGATTTCTGCAGATTCCTATGTATGCAACAGACGTTGGAGGAAAAGTTTCTGGAAATATTATCTTTTCAAAACCATAACTTAAATCAGGATGCTAATACAGATGAGATGACCGCCAAAACTGAAATTGGCTGCTGGCAATGAGATCATCTACAGTTGACATTTTGCCTAATATCATAAGTTCAACTTCCTTGCAGGGGCAACCAAATCGGTCTATGCTCCAGAACCTTTTGATGTTGGGAGAGTCCTGCAAGCAGAAATTATTGCTGATAGTTGGCGAGTCACATTGACTACCACTGGTGCAATTGATCCTGGTCTGCTTTTGTTCTACTATACTGTTAAAAATTTTGTGGTTCACTCTAAACCATTCTTGTATATATTTCCTAAATTGATTTAGGATAGGAAAAAGAGCTGATGTAATTTTGTTACAGCTGCTGGTCTGGGGAGCTATGTGGAGGCACTTGTGCGGAAACATGATGTTGAATTCAATGTAAGTTGTTTTTGTACTATTTAAACTGTTTTGCTGATTCTAATTGAGAATTATATAGATTATTTGGACATTGCACATGGTTTATTATTATGGTCATTCTATGCTACACTCCTTTATTGTGTTGGATAAGAGATGGGTCAAGTTCAGGCTGGCCTTACTATTGGTGTTGGTGGCATAGTCAATCTGAAACTGGGGGGCACTACATGAAATCTCCGTAGATGTTGTCTTTCAATTGTTAAAGAAAAGGGTGCATGCATGTGAACTTTGAACGTGTGCACACAtgatctttttcttttcatatctAAATAATGACTGTTAGTTTATTCTTTTGTAGAGAAGTTGTTGCAGGATGTAGAGAGCAATTGAGAATCTATCATTTTCTAGTTTCCTCTATTTCAAATTTGGAAGTCTTAATAATTTGATATTGCTTAGCAAATGTTTAATAAGGATTACATTGTTGCATTTGGGTGAAAGGTCTGTTTATGTCACATTGCTTGTGGATTCATGCGCAAGATCCTGTATGGGGGACAGCTCTAGTGCACTAGACAGAATGATGAAAAACAGCAATTATGGGTGCTCAATCAACCGTGATACTGAAATGAATTAAAATAGTTATATCTAGCATAATATTTGGATGTTGTTAATCTGGTTTTTTCTCTCATCATTTTTCAGTTCATAGGTTTAAATTTGAGCTGAACATGTTCAAAAATGTGTTCGCTTTTTGTCCTTGATATCCTTACGGGATTGATGTTCATCATATTTACGTTTTCATTCTATAGGTAGTTGTTACCCAGATGAATGGTGTAGATCATAAATCAGAATCTATTAATGTGCTACATGTGGGAAAGATGAGGATGAAGCTTTGTAGAGGAAAGACGACAGTTGCTAAAGAGTACTACTCCACTTTAATGCAGGTAAGGTGATTTGTAAGTTAATCTTGTTTTCAGAAGATGGTTGCTGGAAATTTTTATTCCTTGTCTAAAGATTGTTTTTGGttattttttccatttttaattAACTAAACAATGTTTTCATTCAACTTATGTCAAAGAATTGTTACATGGGGCATTGCATAGGGGAGAATAAATTCATAATGTCCACACAAGCAATGTACCTAATGTGCATCGACTCTTTCTCTTTGTGACATGCACACACACACCCTTATATACACTTGAATGTTTCCAAGTGAAAAGTGGTCATGCGTTTCTGACACTTTGCTTATATTTTAGCTATGTGGAGTTAGAGGAGTTGGGAATGCTGCCGCACAGGCCTTGTTTTGGCAAGCGAATAAAGAGCTTTCCTTTGTGTTGGCATTTGAATCGGAGAGGGAAAGAAATGCAGCCATTATGCTTGCAAGAAGGTTTGCCTTTGATTGCAATGTAAGTATTTCTCAATTTTCTGTGTATACTAGGACTGTCTCCCTTTTATTTTACTTGATTCTCTTTGTGCCCTTTCCTTCCACCAGCGAAGTTAACTTACATTAGCTAATTCTTGAAATGCTAGATCATTCTTGCTGGACCTGATGACCGATCTCCCTTGTGAACTTAAATGACTCCCATGGCATTCCATTTCACTAATTGTAACAATTATGCTGAGTTTCATCTTGTATTATAGGTTTGTAATAGTAGAATTTGGCATGTTCTATTGTGCTATGGGCTTCCACCATTCTTTTTTCCTTTGATTTCTTTCATATTTTGCTTCTCCTGCCCCAACGCCAAGGCATCTGTTTTTGTTTGCCTTTTTGTCTGAGTGTAACATATTCCCAATAACAAATGGAGATTGATTGCAGCTGTATGTGATATCTATTGAAAGTAACAGCAGTTTTTGCATGATTTATGTATTATGACTAATACAATATTGATGATTGCCGCAAGGGAAAGTGGTACTGTTTTTTCCTAGAATGTTTGGGCTTCATTTTtggttttttataatataatggaATCTTGTTACATGTAAAGATCACATTCTATATCTTCATGTTTAAgtgtctctctctctccctctccctctctccaTGCCTTTCCATTGGCGGTAAATTTTACAACACATTCAGAACATGTGTTCCTTCATTCATGTAATTGTGGGACTAACTTTTCATAATTTATGGAAGAATTCATTAAAATTTAGAGCTTTGAGTGTATTTAATAATTTCACTTGATTGACtaattaaaatgagaaaatgaTTACATCAGTAAGAAgttgataataattattttaaagtaATTATAGTTACCTATTAGCGGTTGAAAacgatatattttaaaatttttgtatgaATAAATCAAGTAATAGTTAAAAGatctatataataaaatataatttatattatttccagaaaaaaaataatttactcagaaaaatataattttcatacttaattaaataaaattaaagggCTCAAATGcacattaaaaatatatacatcaaaagattgCAAAATGCATTTgccttaaaatttttgaaacattaaaaaacatcaaaatataaaattttatttataaatatcatTTATAAATGAAGTTTactgtcaattttttttttaaattataagtaacaaaatttaaaattttcaaccgcattttaaaacttttaattttattaatttaatcttgaaattttaatattaatttaaattttaacaattatttgtcTTAAAATTACATAAGTTGaactgaaaattttaatttcttttaattaaaaatgaatgaagAATTTTGAATTTATTAATCATTACaccaataaattatttatatcggTTTGATTGAAACATAATATTAGTACAAAGCAAATCTATACTTAGGAAATGGTAATTTTCTTCCTTTATGCAGGTTGATATCTGATTGGCACAAGCAGTAAAGACGCTTTCTTATAAACTGTAAGACCAGCTGCTTCTTCCATATTAATATCTTCCACCTTCATATCAAAAGGCAGCTTCCAATCAAAACAAAACAGAAGATTTGCAAGTGCAAGCTCCACTGTAGCTAGTCCCATAACTATCCCAGGACAACCTCTCCTTCCACCACCAAATGGCAACATTTCAAAATTCTGCCCTTTAAAATCAATTGGGTTGTCTATAAATCTCTCTGGAAAGAATTCTTCTGGGTTTCTCCAAATCTTAGGGTCCCTTCCTATTGCCCATACATTGACTTGGATCCTAGTCTTGGGTTGAATCTCATAGCCGTTGATGCTAAACTGGGACATGGTTTCTCTTGGAATTAGTAGTGTGCCTGGTGGGTGCAGTCTCAGTGTTTCCATCACTACCATCTTGAAGTATCCAAGCCTCTCAATGTCACTTTCTGAGACTTTTCTTTTGTTTCCAACGCAGGTTCTGATTTCTTCTTGTACTTTTCTCATAACTCTTGGGTGTCTTGCAAGCTCTGCCATGGCCCAAACCAATACTATTGCTCCAGTGTCCACTCCAGCCAAAAATATGTTCTGAAATtaaataggattttttttttattaattcaagGCTAAAGAGAAATTGATTTATAAATCCACATTTAATTtggtatatatttgaaattttaaGTATTTAGTTTGGTGAAATCAGATTGAATCCTACTTTGTTAAATTCATAATGAATTATGATTATGCAGGTTTTTAAATCTTTTCTAGTTattttaagaatttaaattctactaaataaagatgattttcttatttttataaattgatattgtattctatttttatatttctttgtCGTATTAACAAcataatttatcaaatattttattcagctcatttttattataaataattattgaattttattgaaCCTATATATATCTcaacaatttcaataaatatGCAATAGTAATGACAACTAAAGAACCAAGAGACAAGAGTTATAGCATCATGTAATTAATTCTAGGAGTGAAGGGTAAATATGGAATAAAACAAGTTGTTTGAGGTGATAAGGctctttattattatatattatagagATAGATATTTGTGGCAGCTCCATGAAAAGtccaagttcatataacacaaagcTTAGTGAAATCTCATAGTCAGAATCCTAATAATCCAACCAAATCAGGAATAGTCGCAAGCAAATTCAATCATTGAGGGTTTTATTTAAGGTTTTTGAGGTTGATGGTTTAATATTTGTCAAAGATGCAAAATTTTTAATGTTATCTTTAATATCTCTCAACTTTAAGTCTTTTGACTCCAAATTAAATCGAATGCCTTTAGACTTTAACTAAGGTGGCTGACAGCCTTTTTTTACCAGAGTTCCGGACTCTAGCAGCTTTCTTTGATGCACTGACACATGTGATTTGGGAAAAATTGGAGCTTGGGTCCAGGCAAATGGTTTTTCATGGATTATGAAATTCTTAATTACAATTCAATCGGTTAATAATTAATAAAGACAAAGAAAtggaaagaaggaaaaaaaaggtAGTTAGCTTACCATGAGAATTGCCTTAATATGATCTTCTGAGAATTGAATTGTTCCAGATTCAGTTTGAAATCTCTCCAAACGTAGCAAAACGTCGATAATATCTTCCTGTCCAGGCTCTTTGGTTCCCTTTTGGATGTGATCATCTATAACCTtttggtagaaaacatcaaattctTGAAAGTTTCTTTCAAGCCTAGCATGGAGGCCTGTGAGTCTATCAACAATCCAACCCACGTAAGGAAAGAAGTCAGCTGCAGAGAAGCTCCCAAGCATGGCCAAACCTTCATGAATCACTTCTTGGAATCTTTCATGGCTTAACCCTCTCTCTTGAAAACCCTTCCCAAAAGCTACTCTACAAGTTATGTTCGCAGTGAGAGAGAGTGTCTTCTCACTGAGATCAACAGGAGTGGCAGAGGAAGAAGATTTGGAGATGGAATCGATAAGCAAATCAATCTCTTCTTCTCTAACGAATTGAAATGACTGCACTCTCTTGGCACTGAACAGCTCAAGAACACAAATCTTTCGCATTTCTCTCCAGTAATCTCCATAGGGAGTGAATGCTACATCAAGATAATTGTAGGATAGCTTTCCAGTACCAGCCAGGAGAGGTCTACTGCAAGTATTGATGTCATGGGTTTTCAAGACCTCCTTGGCTGCATCTGCAGAGGAGACAATAAGTACTGGCACACGACCAAGTTGGAGAAGCATCACGGGACCATATTTCTTGGAGAAGTTCCATAAAGATTGATGAGGCAATACCCCAAGTTGGTGCAAGTTGCCTATGATTGGAAGTCTTGGAGGGCCTGGAGGTAGGTGCT carries:
- the LOC110653331 gene encoding cytochrome P450 71B10-like, encoding MASPTSPVMWSLSLILLLPLLFFILKKKLQDHIRQRKHLPPGPPRLPIIGNLHQLGVLPHQSLWNFSKKYGPVMLLQLGRVPVLIVSSADAAKEVLKTHDINTCSRPLLAGTGKLSYNYLDVAFTPYGDYWREMRKICVLELFSAKRVQSFQFVREEEIDLLIDSISKSSSSATPVDLSEKTLSLTANITCRVAFGKGFQERGLSHERFQEVIHEGLAMLGSFSAADFFPYVGWIVDRLTGLHARLERNFQEFDVFYQKVIDDHIQKGTKEPGQEDIIDVLLRLERFQTESGTIQFSEDHIKAILMNIFLAGVDTGAIVLVWAMAELARHPRVMRKVQEEIRTCVGNKRKVSESDIERLGYFKMVVMETLRLHPPGTLLIPRETMSQFSINGYEIQPKTRIQVNVWAIGRDPKIWRNPEEFFPERFIDNPIDFKGQNFEMLPFGGGRRGCPGIVMGLATVELALANLLFCFDWKLPFDMKVEDINMEEAAGLTVYKKASLLLVPIRYQPA